From the Montipora capricornis isolate CH-2021 chromosome 2, ASM3666992v2, whole genome shotgun sequence genome, one window contains:
- the LOC138025800 gene encoding laminin subunit gamma-1-like, with amino-acid sequence MIPYHSVARILKFPPRPSFSCQSLRRIMEACCCSRVRKQFRRFSHVLRFLLVFLYLRGVESQSPCYFDRDRTLPRRCMPSFGNAAFTKPVVSNNTCGTPPSEFCVQTGVTSPTKECTLCDASDINYRHPAVYITDIKNDQNRTWWQSETMLDNPDKPVTLTLDLGKSYDVSYIRIRFRSPRPESMAIYKRTSTSPNAPWIPYQYFSDSCEKTYKVPTKGIVALENQQVALCTDEFSGISPLTGGNVAFTTLMGRPDNLNFDDSPSLQEWVTASAIRIDLDRMNTFGDEVFGDENVLRSYYFAIIDLAVGGRCKCNGHAASCKNYQLRNGRLELRCVCEHNTAGVDCQECRPRFNNRPWARATEDSANECQECDCNDLADSCVYDEGLGFGRCLNCTRNTAGPKCERCRDNFFRLTPSDDCQPCNCNAVGSESLQCDSTGQCTCKPGVNGVKCDKCQVDFFGFSQTGCRSCQCSLEGTDPSDKECNERGECSCKRNVIGSRCTLCKSGFYGLESSNPHGCKQCFCYGHSSVCKVADGFIGRNISTQFTSGLDLWTVVNEQGTNVTEQYAIHHAVDSHVSVTAVGSEVLYMVAPPEFIGNLRSSYGQLFGFSFRVASMEGVQVKLGDVIFEGKDGLKVSTRLTTQNNPVPSTTFQSYVFRLHEDPLLGWQPMLRGFDFQKLLTNLKAIKIRMIYAPQGTGLLDNVFIETALSDPSSPVGVPWVEECTCPEPYTGNHCEQCNEGYTRQSGVDDKYGRCVPCQCFGHSDTCDPVTGKCDCQHNTIGDNCGKCKEGFYGNPSEGKEDDCKPCPCKFGSRCILIGKNIVCTDCPEGHIGNLCDYCDDGYYGDPSGQQGFPTTCKKCNCSGNIDENAIGNCDSLTGDCIKCIYNTMNGPLNRCELCAVGFYGNATLYPKPQCKACDCYNQGTVAPLGHNPVDPLPCDDEGKCTCLRNVIGEKCDGCQDTYWNVGSGFGCEECLCDPIGSLNDSCDITGQCPCKPGVTGRVCDLCESDHYSFSEDGCLPCNCNSQGSLNESCNEFGVCNCKSGVLGIKCGACEENKHNLSASCIGCPPCYDQIQSLVNRLRVKLRELVKITAKFNGTKPVNIAIDLDFASRLRELTEGVNKLLKKAETSNSTDRQLEKQLEILYERVGNITQVLTLASNRTNLTEEDVVAMVENISEAEASINRSRSLLDKAEKLLLKEGIGALNESIHAANTTSKQALRMAVILNQTSDLADGHETEANIIEAKASETLNKSNQALDTSKEAVEEQEKTTDGIEELLKKLNRTIALHEQAANDVKQASNDTKVALDDANALYKSGTTPLPDIGLPEMRAKVNSSKEEVANASERAQEIIEVLEPLVESFNKKEDDVRKKMAEWPGLVKRLESLLTNVTDANDTAHDAIARGEKTLEQAKDMLERLKKFNEVINKSRSEAERAEKNVPEIERLINSANNKSDEATTNLGDARKSAEESIALAEEAGETADKAKAKVETIKNEAEELDIPEDNVTEPVSEGREKLKEYADIAATEKDNIANALKRTKTAGVASKRARDKIEEVRKKLLALLKEIDGLEVVNNTRLEQLENVLNNQTNMLPDIERDVEGVEQTRIVIKEKIKLFTIDLGRLRELKEVLQGRYKMLPKKCPREAETTEQS; translated from the exons ATGATTCCTTATCATAGCGTCGCCAGGATTTTGAAATTCCCCCCTCGGCCATCCTTCAGCTGCCAAAGCTTACGAAGGATCATGGAGGCCTGTTGTTGCTCGCGAGTTCGGAAACAATTTAGAAGGTTTTCGCATGTTTTAAGATTTCTACTCGTCTTTTTGTATCTTCGAGGAGTTGAGAGCCAATCTCCATGTTACTTCGACCGTGATCGCACGCTTCCGAGAAGATGCATGCCATCTTTCGGGAATGCAGCTTTCACCAAGCCAGTTGTATCTAACAACACTTGTGGGACTCCACCAAGCGAATTTTGCGTACAAACGGGTGTAACTTCGCCCACGAAGGAATGCACACTTTGTGATGCATCGGACATTAACTACCGCCATCCTGCAGTTTACATCACGGACATCAAAAACGATCAAAACAGAACTTGGTGGCAATCCGAGACCATGCTTGACAACCCCGACAAACCTGTAACCCTTACTCTTGATCTTGGAAAGAGCTATGATGTGTCTTACATCAGAATTCGTTTTCGATCGCCTAGACCCGAATCGATGGCAATTTACAAGCGTACGAGCACATCCCCTAACGCTCCATGGATTCCTTATCAATACTTTTCGGATTCGTGTGAAAAAACTTATAAAGTACCAACGAAAGGGATTGTTGCGCTAGAGAATCAACAAGTTGCCTTGTGTACCGACGAATTCAGTGGTATTTCTCCCTTAACCGGAGGAAATGTCGCGTTTACTACCCTGATGGGCCGGCCCGATAATCTGAATTTTGATGACAGCCCTTCGCTGCAGGAATGGGTCACAGCCAGCGCAATCCGAATAGATTTGGATCGAATGAATACGTTCGGAGATGAAGTGTTTGGGGATGAAAATGTTTTACGGAGCTACTATTTTGCTATCATAGATTTGGCGGTTGGAGGACGTTGTAAATGCAATGGACACGCAGCTAGCTGCAAGAACTACCAACTGCGAAATGGTCGACTGGAGCTGAGGTGTGTTTGCGAACACAACACTGCAGGTGTTGATTGCCAGGAATGTAGACCAAGATTCAACAATCGTCCTTGGGCCAGAGCGACAGAGGATAGCGCCAACGAATGCCAAG aATGTGATTGCAATGATTTAGCTGACAGTTGTGTCTACGACGAAGGCCTTGGTTTTGGACGGTGCCTTAACTGTACAAGAAACACTGCTGGTCCCAAATGTGAACGCTGTCGGGATAATTTCTTTCGCCTGACACCATCAGATGACTGCCAACCCTGTAACTGCAATGCAGTTGGTTCAGAATCATTACAGTGTGATTCAACAGGGCAGTGCACCTGCAAACCCGGAGTCAATGGTGTTAAATGTGACAAATGCCAGGTGGACTTCTTTGGGTTTTCACAGACTGGATGTCG ATCATGCCAGTGTTCCCTAGAAGGAACTGATCCAAGTGACAAAGAGTGTAATGAAAGAGGAGAGTGTTCATGCAAAAGGAACGTAATTGGCTCCAGATGCACACTATGTAAAAGTGGCTTCTATGGCTTGGAGAGTTCCAACCCACATGGATGCAAGCAGTGCTTTTGTTATGGACACAGTAGTGTGTGTAAAGTAGCAGATGGTTTCATTGGACGAAACATCTCAACTCAATTCACATCAGGTTTGGACTTATGGACAGTCGTTAATGAACAAG GCACAAATGTGACTGAACAGTATGCCATACATCATGCTGTAGATTCACATGTTAGTGTAACAGCTGTGGGCAGTGAAGTCCTTTACATGGTAGCACCACCTGAATTCATTGGCAACCTTCGCAGCAGTTATGGCCAGCTCTTTGGCTTCTCATTTCGTGTTGCTTCCATGGAGGGAGTGCAAGTCAAGTTAGGTGATGTTATATTTGAAGGCAAAGATGGTCTCAAGGTCTCCACAAGGCTTACCACACAGAATAACCCTGTTCCTTCAACTACTTTCCAAAGCTATGTCTTTCGGCTCCATGAAGATCCTCTGTTAGGATGGCAACCAATGCTTCGAGGGTTTGACTTTCAGAAACTCCTAACTAACCTCAAGGCCATTAAAATAAGAATGATTTATGCACCTCAGGGCACTGGATTGTTGGACAATGTTTTTATTGAGACAGCATTATCGGATCCATCTTCACCAGTTGGAGTTCCTTGGGTGGAGGAATGCACCTGTCCAGAACCTTATACTGGTAATCATTGTGAGCAGTGTAATGAGGGATATACACGGCAGAGTGGAGTTGATGATAAATATGGCCG GTGTGTCCCCTGCCAGTGTTTTGGCCATTCTGATACCTGCGACCCTGTGACAGGGAAATGTGACTGCCAGCACAACACCATCGGTGACAACTGTGGTAAATGCAAAGAGGGATTTTATGGAAACCCAAGTGAGGGAAAAGAAGATGATTGCAAACCGTGCCCATGTAAATTTGGCTCCCGCTGCATTCTGATTGGGAAAAATATTGTTTGTACAGACTGCCCTGAGGGGCATATAGGCAATCTGTGTGACTACTGTGACGATGGCTACTATGGCGATCCATCAGGTCAACAAGGCTTTCCGACAACTTGTAAAAAGTGTAATTGCAGTGGCAACATTGATGAAAATGCTATTGGGAACTGTGATTCCCTCACTGGGGACTGTATTAAGTGCATCTATAATACTATGAATGGGCCTTTGAATAGATGTGAATTGTGTGCTGTGGGATTTTATGGGAATGCTACTCTATATCCCAAGCCACAGTGTAAAG CATGTGACTGTTACAACCAAGGTACTGTAGCACCCCTGGGTCATAATCCAGTGGACCCCCTTCCTTGTGACGATGAAGGCAAGTGTACTTGTCTGAGAAATGTCATCGGAGAGAAGTGTGATGGCTGTCAAGACACATATTGGAATGTGGGCTCTGGATTTGGTTGTGAAGAGTGCTTATGTGATCCAATTGGATCACTGAATGATAGCTGTGACATAACAGGCCAGTGCCCATGCAAGCCTGGTGTGACTGGAAGGGTTTGTGATCTGTGTGAATCTGATCATTACAGTTTCTCAGAGGATGGCTGTTTGC CATGCAATTGTAATTCACAAGGTTCTCTCAATGAGAGCTGTAATGAATTTGGAGTTTGTAACTGCAAGTCTGGGGTCCTTGGAATCAAATGTGGTGCAtgtgaagaaaacaaacataaCTTATCTGCCAGTTGCATTG GTTGTCCCCCGTGTTATGATCAAATCCAAAGCCTTGTCAATCGCCTGCGAGTGAAACTACGTGAGCTCGTGAAGATCACTGCAAAGTTCAATGGGACCAAACCCGTAAACATTGCTATCGATCTTGATTTTGCGAGTCGCTTAAGAGAGCTCACTGAAGGTgtcaacaaacttctgaaaaaagCAGAAACGTCTAATTCAACGGATCGTCAGCTTGAAAAGCAACTGGAAATTCTTTATGAGCGTGTGGGAAACATTACCCAAGTGTTAACTCTCGCCTCGAACAGAACAAATTTGACAGAGGAAGATGTGGTCGCGATGGTTGAAAATATATCAGAAGCTGAGGCGTCGATCAATCGATCGCGATCATTGCTTGATAAAGCAGAAAAACTGTTACTAAAGGAAGGAATAGGGGCACTAAATGAATCCATACACGCAGCAAATACCACTAGCAAGCAAGCACTGAGGATGGCGGTGATCTTGAATCAG ACTAGCGATCTCGCAGACGGACACGAAACCGAAGCAAACATTATTGAAGCGAAGGCCAGCGAAACACTCAACAAGTCCAATCAAGCTCTTGATACTTCTAAAGAGGCAGTAGAGGAACAGGAAAAGACAACCGATGGGATAGAGGAATTGTTAAAGAAACTAAATAGAACTATAGCATTGCATGAACAGGCAGCAAATGATGTTAAACAAGCAAGTAATGACACGAAGGTTGCTCTAGATGACGCCAATGCGTTGTACAAGAGTGGAACTACGCCACTTCCTGATATAGGCTTGCCGGAAATGAGAG CCAAAGTCAACTCCTCCAAAGAAGAGGTTGCTAACGCATCTGAGAGAGCCCAGGAAATCATTGAGGTTCTTGAGCCCTTAGTTGAGAGTTTTAACAAAAAGGAAGATGATGTCAGGAAGAAAATGGCTGAGTGGCCTGGTCTGGTAAAAAGGCTGGAAAGCCTGTTGACGAATGTCACCGATGCCAATGACACAGCGCATGACGCTATCGCACGAGGGGAAAAGACACTCGAACAAGCCAAGGACATGTTGGAGAGGCTGAAA AAATTCAACGAAGTAATTAACAAGTCGAGAAGTGAAGCAGAAAGGGCGGAGAAAAATGTACCAGAAATAGAGCGACTCATCAACTCGGCAAACAACAAGTCGGATGAAGCAACTACCAATCTGGGAGATGCACGAAAATCCGCTGAAGAATCCATAGCTTTAGCTGAGGAGGCAGGTGAAACAGCAGACAAAGCAAAAGCG AAAGTGGAAACGATCAAGAATGAGGCAGAAGAGCTTGATATTCCTGAAGATAATGTTACAGAACCCGTATCAGAAGGGAGAGAGAAGCTGAAAGAGTACGCAGACATAGCAGCTACTGAGAAAGACAACATTGCAAACGCGTTGAAGAGAACCAAGACAGCTGGTGTCGCGTCGAAAAGAGCTCGCGATAAAATCGAAGAAGTTCGGAAAAAACTGCTCGCACTGTTAAAAGAGATTGACGGCTTGGAAGTGGTAAATAACACGAGGTTGGAGCAACTTGAAAACGTGTTGAATAACCAAACAAATATGCTACCTGATATAGAACGAGATGTCGAAGGCGTTGAACAAACAAGGATTGTgataaaagagaaaattaaattgttcacgatCGATCTAGGAAGATTGCGAGAATTGAAGGAAGTGCTTCAAGGAAGATATAAAATGCTACCCAAGAAGTGTCCGCGAGAGGCGGAAACCACTGAGCAATCttaa